The following proteins come from a genomic window of Erpetoichthys calabaricus chromosome 18, fErpCal1.3, whole genome shotgun sequence:
- the LOC114669087 gene encoding myoglobin-like: LFSPLHIPSLFETKPESQKLFPKFADLSKEQLQNNPDLKAHGGIILCKQTEFLQDRGQDTKTVKALAETHAKQHKIPQVYFQIISDVIVEVAAEKIEGFSTGSQTALKDVLKTFQTKMGDCYDELGFDK, translated from the exons CTCTTCTCACCTCTTCATATCCCCAGCTTGTTCGAGACCAAACCAGAGAGTCAGAAGCTGTTCCCCAAGTTTGCTGACCTTTCCAAAGAGCAGCTGCAGAACAATCCTGACCTGAAGGCCCATGGGGGAATCATCCTCTGCAAGCAGACAGAATTCCTACAAGATAGAGGGCAGGACACAAAAACTGTGAAGGCTTTGGCAGAAACTCATGCCAAGCAGCATAAGATCCCTCAGGTCTACTTTCAG ATCATCAGTGACGTTATTGTTGAAGTGGCAGCAGAGAAGATTGAAGGCTTTAGCACTGGTTCACAAACAGCCCTGAAGGATGTGCTGAAGACATTTCAAACTAAAATGGGAGATTGCTATGATGAACTGGGGTTTGATAAATGA
- the acads gene encoding short-chain specific acyl-CoA dehydrogenase, mitochondrial: MAAILCGARKALTPRSLRCLHSVYQMAELPETHQMLRQTCRDFAEKELAPIASQLDKEHQFPAEQVQKLGAMGLMAVEVPEQFGGAGLDYLAYAIGLEEISRGCASTGVITSVNNSLYLGPVLKFGTEEQKHKWITPFTTGQKVGCFALSEPGNGSDAGAASTVARLEGDHWVLNGTKAWITNAWDASAAVVFATTDKTLKHKGISAFVVPIPTPGLSLGKKEDKLGIRASSTANLIFEDCRVPKSNLLGELGMGFKIAMQTLDCGRIGIAAQALGIGQAALDCAVDYAEKRTAFGAPISKMQAIQFKIADMALALESARLLTWRAAMLKDNKSPFTKEAAMAKLSASEAATFISHQSIQILGGMGYVTDMPAERHYRDARITEIYEGTSEIQRLVISSQILKEYRG, translated from the exons ATGGCCGCTATTTTGTGCGGAGCCAGAAAAG CCCTAACCCCAAGGTCTCTGAGATGTTTGCACTCAGTCTACCAGATGGCTGAACTGCCAGAAACTCACCAAATGCTGCGTCAGACATGCCGAGACTTTGCAGAGAAGGAGCTTGCCCCCATAGCTTCGCAGCTGGATAAGGAGCACCAGTTTCCCGCTGAACAG GTTCAAAAACTTGGAGCCATGGGCCTGATGGCTGTGGAGGTGCCGGAGCAGTTTGGAGGTGCAGGCCTGGACTATTTGGCTTATGCTATTGGACTGGAGGAGATCAGCAGAGGTTGTGCATCCACTGGAGTCATCACAAGTGTTAACAAT TCGCTGTACCTGGGTCCAGTCCTGAAGTTTGGcacagaagaacagaagcacaAATGGATCACTCCTTTCACGACAGGACAGAAGGTGGGCTGCTTTGCACTCAGCGAACCAG GGAATGGCAGTGATGCCGGTGCAGCTTCCACAGTCGCACGCCTGGAGGGGGATCACTGGGTTCTAAATGGAACCAAGGCCTGGATCACAAATGCCTGGGATGCCTCTGCGGCTGTTGTCTTTGCCACTACTGACAAGACTCTCAAACACAAG GGTATCAGTGCCTTCGTTGTTCCCATACCCACCCCTGGTCTCTCTCTGGGCAAGAAGGAAGATAAGCTTGGCATTCGCGCTTCATCTACTGCCAACTTGATCTTTGAGGACTGCCGTGTACCCAAGAGCAACTTGCTTGGAGAGCTTGGCATGGGCTTCAAGATTGCCATG CAAACTCTGGATTGTGGGCGCATTGGCATTGCAGCACAGGCACTGGGTATCGGTCAGGCTGCACTGGACTGTGCTGTTGATTATGCAGAGAAGAGGACTGCATTTGGGGCACCAATTTCTAAGATGCAAGCTATACAG TTTAAGATTGCTGACATGGCCCTGGCCCTGGAAAGTGCACGTCTTCTAACCTGGAGAGCTGCCATGCTAAAGGACAACAAATCGCCTTTCACAAAA GAGGCAGCAATGGCAAAACTGTCAGCTTCAGAGGCAGCGACATTCATTTCTCATCAG TCCATTCAGATTTTGGGAGGAATGGGCTACGTGACGGATATGCCAGCTGAAAGACATTACAGAGATGCACGTATTACCGAGATCTATGAAGGCACAAGTGAAATTCAGCGATTGGTCATTTCTAGCCAGATCCTGAAAGAATACAGAGGATAA